A DNA window from Nilaparvata lugens isolate BPH unplaced genomic scaffold, ASM1435652v1 scaffold7804, whole genome shotgun sequence contains the following coding sequences:
- the LOC120348986 gene encoding alpha-2C adrenergic receptor-like yields the protein SAGFWPLGELWCNVYVTCDVLACSSSIMHMCCISLGRYFGIRNPLKTRHTYSTKRVVGIKVTVVWLLSMLVSSYITLL from the coding sequence tttcgGCAGGTTTCTGGCCGCTGGGCGAGCTATGGTGCAACGTATATGTGACATGTGACGTGTTGGCGTGTTCCTCGTCCATCATGCACATGTGTTGCATCAGCCTGGGCCGCTACTTCGGCATCAGGAACCCCCTTAAGACACGACACACCTACTCCACCAAGCGGGTGGTCGGCATCAAGGTCACTGTCGTCTGGTTACTGTCTATGCTCGTCTCCAGTTATATCACACTATTGG